The following coding sequences lie in one Rickettsia hoogstraalii genomic window:
- a CDS encoding pentapeptide repeat-containing protein: MAVINNKNYQKVVEKVLSSSKANKVLKSAIKDLTSSKSISLRTMLLGARFVLTNPVNSYNLIKLAKSSNIYLDPEFQKSLLEKSPIWEFLKKHSDDLPKIGQILANAGFREFQDKSALDEKGLEILKECFKNEKVLKKLQEIAVEVKQELPDWNKVTSRTLDMLVTDKNFKKFFNEKSEDITNYIRTGATEILSSDYIKTFDDILQKPEKKNLYSLVIKIFNEHPDFKQELAENINNTHSLKRFNKLSPEKQIIIENFLAEVKEQTKPFLKQHFESYKIDLKILDIIPTLLNKIPETKEIFDTLNAPNQGVMISLEKSLEMVAGDDKLKSFFANNKTILPNIALGIIENAPSVQSITKEYNFDKQMLSIVGEVMSKPEIAHEIIADLNKGDYMSLTGNIISALNDHSFKLKDILVEQSKEGLFDNLITGVLEQDEKNSQTIKQQLINYGLEASDITKLTSIMPILLDKPESLKKVFRDFIKGDYTGMAKELIILTKDNPEIKEYLNNNREIFASILDKTLVDIPGINNLDKKELYNVLPSMLNHPDELVKVIEEVEQSNYRGAASAIYNLAQKTNYFERQLPNIIKAGFNYYATEKVKDVFSPSQDFKDKTIDEITLRNNLNKIQNGKFSLEGAILVGNLSNIDFSGVSLKNADLTKVTSLKDCNFKNTNLAEAKLPDNLILLTDTYNLDKAIPPLAPELIKEQQAKLIDKAIDKVFLQVRAEEKRNLLSKKEFAQQVNILCEENQAVKDYIIEKLNSLPMNMVTNLATPKTNQYKHITNHVNSPLQILNPLYENIANKQDIKSNLLANILSEKISQKLFDKGDNRGEDFYMINQMLKPIVSEYSKENPDNINNFLELKNLEKLASNIASTLNSKSKYTWAGTITGGIYLPKEIFNEQLKDNFKNEFENINKLNVLKEAKNIVSNLDSKVHIVDNHDKSHTYESLPTKNKKNTQITP; this comes from the coding sequence ATGGCTGTTATAAATAATAAAAACTATCAAAAAGTTGTAGAAAAAGTTTTATCTTCTTCTAAAGCTAATAAAGTATTAAAGAGTGCAATTAAGGACTTAACGTCTTCAAAGAGTATAAGTTTAAGAACGATGTTACTCGGAGCAAGGTTTGTTTTAACTAATCCTGTAAATAGTTATAATCTTATTAAGCTTGCTAAATCCTCTAATATATATCTTGATCCGGAATTTCAAAAATCACTTCTTGAAAAATCTCCAATATGGGAATTTTTAAAAAAACATTCAGATGATTTGCCTAAAATAGGTCAAATCTTAGCAAATGCGGGCTTTAGAGAATTTCAAGATAAGAGTGCTTTAGATGAAAAGGGACTCGAAATACTAAAAGAATGTTTTAAAAATGAAAAAGTACTTAAAAAACTTCAAGAAATTGCAGTTGAAGTAAAGCAAGAGCTACCGGACTGGAATAAAGTGACTTCTAGAACTTTAGATATGCTGGTTACCGATAAAAATTTCAAAAAATTCTTTAATGAAAAGAGCGAAGATATTACAAATTATATACGCACCGGAGCAACTGAAATACTTTCAAGCGATTATATAAAAACTTTTGATGATATATTACAAAAACCCGAAAAGAAAAATTTATATTCATTAGTTATCAAAATATTTAATGAACATCCTGATTTTAAACAAGAACTAGCTGAAAATATAAATAATACTCATTCTCTAAAAAGATTTAATAAGTTATCTCCTGAAAAACAAATAATTATTGAAAATTTCTTAGCAGAAGTAAAAGAACAAACTAAACCTTTCTTAAAACAACATTTTGAAAGCTACAAAATTGATCTTAAAATTTTAGATATTATTCCTACTTTATTAAATAAAATTCCTGAGACAAAAGAGATTTTTGATACTCTTAATGCTCCAAATCAAGGTGTAATGATATCTCTTGAAAAATCCTTAGAAATGGTAGCGGGTGATGATAAATTAAAAAGTTTTTTTGCTAATAATAAAACAATCTTACCAAATATTGCTTTAGGTATTATTGAAAATGCTCCTAGCGTACAAAGCATAACAAAAGAATATAATTTTGATAAACAAATGCTTAGTATAGTAGGCGAAGTTATGTCAAAGCCGGAAATTGCTCATGAGATTATTGCAGACTTAAATAAAGGCGATTATATGAGTTTAACCGGTAATATAATCTCTGCCCTTAATGATCATTCATTTAAATTAAAAGATATATTAGTAGAGCAAAGTAAAGAAGGTCTATTTGATAATTTAATTACAGGAGTTTTAGAACAAGATGAAAAAAATAGCCAAACTATAAAACAACAACTTATAAATTACGGTCTGGAAGCGAGTGATATTACAAAGCTAACGAGCATAATGCCTATATTACTTGATAAACCTGAGTCATTAAAAAAGGTTTTTCGAGATTTTATTAAAGGTGATTATACGGGAATGGCAAAAGAGTTAATAATTTTAACTAAAGACAATCCTGAAATTAAAGAATATTTAAACAATAATAGAGAAATATTTGCAAGTATTTTAGATAAAACTTTAGTGGACATACCCGGTATAAATAACCTTGATAAGAAAGAATTATATAATGTACTTCCATCAATGTTAAACCATCCTGATGAATTAGTTAAAGTTATAGAAGAGGTTGAACAAAGTAATTATCGTGGGGCCGCTAGTGCTATATATAATCTAGCTCAAAAAACCAATTATTTTGAAAGGCAATTGCCGAATATTATAAAAGCAGGTTTTAACTATTATGCTACTGAAAAAGTAAAAGACGTATTTAGTCCATCACAAGATTTTAAAGATAAAACTATAGATGAAATTACTCTTAGAAATAATTTAAATAAAATACAAAATGGAAAATTTAGCTTAGAGGGAGCTATATTAGTAGGTAATTTATCTAATATTGACTTCTCAGGCGTATCATTAAAAAATGCAGATTTAACTAAAGTAACTTCTTTAAAAGATTGTAATTTTAAAAATACTAATTTAGCAGAGGCTAAATTACCCGATAATTTAATACTACTTACTGATACTTACAATCTCGATAAGGCTATCCCTCCTTTAGCACCTGAACTAATTAAAGAACAACAAGCAAAATTAATTGATAAGGCAATTGATAAAGTATTTTTACAAGTACGAGCCGAAGAAAAAAGAAATTTACTTAGTAAAAAAGAATTTGCTCAACAGGTAAATATATTATGCGAAGAAAATCAAGCTGTTAAAGACTATATTATAGAAAAACTAAATTCGCTACCTATGAATATGGTTACTAACCTAGCTACTCCTAAAACAAATCAATATAAACATATTACAAATCATGTAAATTCTCCATTACAAATATTGAACCCTTTATATGAAAATATTGCAAATAAACAAGATATTAAGAGTAATTTATTGGCAAATATTTTAAGCGAGAAAATATCACAAAAACTTTTTGATAAAGGTGATAATAGAGGTGAAGATTTTTACATGATTAATCAGATGCTAAAACCTATCGTTTCTGAATATTCTAAAGAGAATCCCGATAATATAAATAATTTTTTAGAGCTGAAAAATCTCGAAAAGTTAGCAAGTAATATTGCCTCTACTTTAAATTCTAAATCTAAATATACTTGGGCAGGCACTATTACCGGTGGAATTTATTTACCAAAAGAAATCTTCAATGAACAGTTAAAAGATAATTTTAAAAATGAGTTTGAAAATATTAATAAATTAAACGTTTTAAAAGAAGCAAAAAATATAGTTTCAAATTTAGATAGTAAAGTGCATATAGTAGATAATCACGATAAATCACATACTTACGAATCATTACCTACAAAAAATAAAAAAAATACACAGATAACTCCATAA
- a CDS encoding fimbria/pilus outer membrane usher protein has protein sequence MCFLNKIISVFIGIILFIPLSFADEIISESLEDNLPQTTADTNVHEDKMLGPLPKLPLEVEFENSSNEVAGDNELIVSLKVNYTETDIFPTIVQNAQGHYLIPLEDIEHFNVQEDYLKQGLVNYHDTAYINLDLLEDTKYDLNFENLDLNITFPAEKMQPQSFDASGGPMQNVDTKLISGAYLNYDITLNQNDDINYLAGVEELNYFTENGVYSYSFLFQTEAVKSNFSKVKNTARNQNKFTRLETNWIYENVDKMTNWRVGDSITKASSWSNSTRFAGIQYTTNFAVRPNLVTYPLLDFRGKSELPSSIEIFSNSVPIYNAKAHMGDFDVTNIPVITGRGDLIVKTQDITGKVQTITIPYYASPSLLREGLSNFSYEAGFQRQDFAIYSNDYKYLVLNTDYMLGMNDYLTSGGHFEFLKNNGAVGVTNNLKIGNFGIIGISAASNIKNFGRSQRINCGYTYESEYFDINSNLDWNNKNYKDVYIYPDKTFSSLNYQISVSCDNTDFGNISVNFLSFVVNNTITTR, from the coding sequence ATGTGCTTTTTAAATAAAATAATATCGGTTTTTATAGGTATTATTTTATTTATACCGCTAAGCTTTGCAGATGAAATTATCTCCGAATCTCTTGAAGACAATTTACCTCAAACCACAGCGGATACAAACGTGCATGAAGATAAAATGTTAGGACCATTGCCTAAATTGCCTCTAGAAGTAGAATTTGAGAATAGCTCTAATGAAGTTGCGGGTGACAACGAATTGATTGTTTCGCTAAAAGTTAATTATACCGAAACTGATATATTCCCAACTATAGTGCAAAACGCTCAAGGTCATTATTTAATTCCTCTTGAAGATATAGAACATTTTAATGTTCAAGAAGATTATCTTAAACAGGGCCTCGTGAACTATCACGATACTGCATATATTAATCTAGATTTGCTCGAAGATACTAAATATGATTTAAACTTCGAGAATTTAGATTTAAACATTACTTTTCCAGCGGAAAAAATGCAACCTCAATCATTTGATGCTTCAGGTGGTCCTATGCAAAATGTCGATACTAAACTTATTAGCGGTGCATATCTTAATTATGACATAACTCTTAACCAAAATGATGATATTAATTATTTAGCCGGAGTAGAGGAACTTAATTATTTTACTGAAAACGGCGTATATAGCTATAGTTTTTTATTTCAAACCGAAGCCGTTAAATCAAATTTTTCTAAAGTCAAAAATACTGCAAGAAACCAAAATAAATTTACACGTTTAGAAACAAATTGGATATATGAGAATGTAGATAAAATGACTAATTGGCGGGTAGGGGATAGCATAACTAAAGCATCTTCTTGGTCTAATTCAACTAGATTTGCCGGTATTCAGTATACTACTAATTTTGCGGTTAGACCGAATTTAGTTACTTATCCGTTACTGGATTTTAGAGGGAAATCAGAACTTCCAAGCAGTATAGAAATATTTTCAAATAGTGTGCCTATATATAATGCTAAAGCTCATATGGGGGATTTTGACGTAACAAACATTCCGGTTATTACCGGTAGAGGTGACTTAATAGTTAAAACTCAAGATATAACCGGTAAAGTTCAAACAATCACCATTCCTTATTATGCCTCACCGAGTTTACTGCGCGAAGGGCTTTCAAATTTTTCTTATGAAGCAGGATTTCAAAGACAAGATTTTGCGATATATAGCAATGATTATAAATATTTAGTTCTAAATACCGATTATATGCTTGGTATGAATGATTATTTAACAAGCGGCGGACATTTTGAATTTTTAAAAAATAATGGAGCAGTAGGGGTAACTAATAACTTAAAAATCGGAAATTTTGGAATTATAGGCATTTCAGCTGCAAGTAATATCAAAAATTTCGGTCGTTCTCAAAGAATTAATTGCGGTTATACTTATGAATCGGAATATTTTGACATTAATAGTAATTTAGATTGGAATAATAAAAATTATAAAGATGTATATATTTATCCCGATAAAACTTTCTCAAGTTTAAATTATCAGATTTCAGTTAGCTGCGATAATACCGATTTTGGTAATATAAGTGTTAATTTTTTGTCTTTTGTCGTAAATAACACAATAACAACAAGGTAA
- a CDS encoding ribonucleoside-diphosphate reductase subunit alpha, translating into MNTLKKNKFQITINNNHNNLLTPFGKAILRDRYLMKGEDFQDLFARVSSYYAENKQHAQKLYEYMSKMWFMPATPILSNGGTDRGLPISCFLNETDDSLDDIVNLWTENVWLAARGGGIGSYWGNVRSINEGIRDKGHSSGIIPFIKVMDSMTLAISQGSIRRGSSAVYLPINHPEIEEFIDIRRPTGGDVNRKALNIHHGIAITDEFMKAVENNTDFDLISPATKKVVNKVRARDLWVKLLTTRIETGEPYLLFIDSVNKSVPEHHKKLGLQVKMSNLCSEITLPTGIDHLGKSRTAVCCLSSLNLEYYEEWKDDKEFIHSIMLFLDNVLEDFINKAPDTMARAKYSALRERSVGLGVMGFHSFLQMKKVPIESVMAKVWNKKIFEYISAEADKASIEIGKEKGACPDALDAGSNERFSNKTAIAPTASISVIAGNASPGIEPFAANSFVQKTLTGSFNVRNKHLEKLLEEKGFNNDQVWSSIATHEGSVQHLTFLSEEEKQVFKTAYEIDQNWLIELASDRTPYITQAQSLNIFLPGNVSKKYLNNIHFKAWKKGVKSLYYCRSTSIQRADKVSHDVLKADFKDLEKQNDKLAEAGNYEECLACQ; encoded by the coding sequence ATGAACACGCTTAAAAAAAATAAATTTCAAATAACTATAAACAACAACCATAATAATTTACTTACTCCTTTCGGTAAAGCTATTCTGCGAGATCGATATCTTATGAAAGGTGAGGATTTTCAAGATTTATTTGCAAGAGTTTCTAGTTATTATGCCGAAAATAAACAGCATGCTCAGAAGCTATATGAATATATGAGTAAAATGTGGTTTATGCCGGCAACACCAATCTTAAGTAACGGCGGAACGGATAGGGGGCTTCCTATTTCATGCTTCTTAAATGAGACCGATGACAGCTTAGACGATATAGTAAATTTATGGACGGAAAATGTTTGGCTTGCTGCACGCGGCGGCGGGATTGGAAGTTATTGGGGTAATGTTCGTTCTATTAATGAAGGGATTCGTGATAAAGGTCATTCATCCGGTATTATACCGTTTATTAAAGTAATGGATTCTATGACTCTTGCTATTTCGCAAGGTTCTATTAGACGAGGTTCATCAGCTGTATATCTGCCTATTAATCACCCTGAAATTGAAGAATTTATTGATATAAGACGTCCGACAGGTGGGGATGTTAACCGAAAAGCTCTTAATATTCATCACGGTATAGCTATAACCGATGAATTTATGAAAGCCGTTGAAAACAATACAGATTTTGACCTTATTAGTCCTGCTACCAAAAAAGTCGTAAATAAAGTTAGAGCAAGAGATTTATGGGTTAAATTATTAACTACTAGAATAGAAACGGGTGAGCCTTACTTGTTATTTATCGATAGTGTTAACAAATCCGTACCTGAGCATCATAAAAAATTAGGGCTTCAAGTTAAAATGTCCAATCTTTGTAGCGAAATTACATTGCCGACGGGAATTGACCATTTAGGAAAGTCAAGAACTGCCGTTTGCTGCCTTTCTTCTTTAAATTTAGAGTATTATGAAGAGTGGAAAGATGATAAAGAATTTATCCATTCTATTATGTTGTTCCTTGATAATGTTTTAGAAGACTTTATTAATAAAGCACCGGATACTATGGCAAGAGCTAAATATTCGGCTTTGCGTGAGCGAAGCGTTGGACTTGGCGTAATGGGATTCCACTCATTTTTGCAAATGAAAAAAGTACCGATAGAATCGGTTATGGCAAAAGTTTGGAATAAAAAAATATTTGAATATATATCTGCTGAAGCTGATAAAGCCTCAATAGAAATCGGTAAAGAAAAAGGAGCATGTCCTGATGCTCTAGATGCAGGAAGTAATGAACGATTTAGCAATAAAACTGCAATAGCACCCACCGCTTCAATTTCGGTAATAGCAGGTAATGCCTCACCCGGAATAGAGCCGTTTGCCGCTAATAGCTTTGTACAAAAGACTTTAACCGGTTCTTTTAACGTGCGTAACAAACATTTAGAAAAGTTATTAGAAGAGAAAGGATTTAATAATGATCAAGTTTGGTCTTCGATTGCAACACATGAAGGATCAGTACAACATTTAACATTTTTATCCGAAGAAGAAAAACAGGTTTTCAAAACCGCTTACGAAATTGATCAGAATTGGCTAATTGAACTGGCAAGCGATCGTACTCCTTACATTACGCAGGCACAATCTTTAAACATCTTTTTACCGGGAAATGTTAGTAAGAAATATTTAAATAACATTCATTTTAAAGCCTGGAAAAAAGGAGTAAAAAGTTTATATTACTGTAGATCGACATCAATACAGCGAGCCGATAAAGTGTCGCATGATGTATTAAAAGCAGATTTTAAAGATTTAGAGAAACAAAACGATAAGTTAGCAGAAGCCGGTAATTACGAAGAATGCTTAGCTTGTCAGTAA
- a CDS encoding fimbria/pilus outer membrane usher protein, whose amino-acid sequence MGIYANIIKAKATNYNVQLNRNGKNNDIGIYLQKNDIETMKQFNIKGGIVSIDKSYYVTRPITGGLALIKVNSFKNVGVYNNNLLAGYTDDKGKMLVPNVTPYVPSEIRLDDENLPLNTEFEEIALKVAPKTKSAVLLDFNVRMIKSVEMTMFDSNKHFILFDSTVNIEGLDEEIFVGYDGKVYINDIKNLEVLNGSICDENEENNRCCHFSVPVNRDLNDPVIDLGEAICK is encoded by the coding sequence ATGGGGATATATGCTAATATAATTAAAGCTAAAGCTACAAACTATAACGTACAGCTTAATCGTAACGGTAAAAATAACGATATTGGAATTTATCTGCAGAAAAATGATATCGAAACAATGAAACAGTTTAATATCAAAGGAGGTATTGTCTCTATTGATAAAAGCTATTATGTGACGAGACCGATTACCGGAGGTCTTGCTTTGATTAAAGTAAATAGTTTTAAAAATGTCGGAGTTTATAATAACAATCTATTAGCCGGCTATACTGATGATAAAGGTAAAATGCTTGTACCAAACGTAACACCCTATGTTCCTTCTGAAATAAGATTAGATGATGAAAATCTACCTCTTAATACCGAGTTTGAGGAAATTGCTTTGAAAGTTGCTCCAAAAACAAAATCAGCAGTATTATTAGACTTCAATGTTAGAATGATTAAAAGTGTTGAAATGACTATGTTTGATAGTAATAAACATTTTATTTTGTTTGATAGTACGGTTAATATTGAAGGTTTAGACGAGGAAATATTTGTAGGTTATGATGGTAAGGTTTATATCAATGATATTAAAAACCTTGAAGTATTAAACGGTTCTATTTGTGATGAGAATGAAGAGAATAATAGATGCTGTCATTTTAGTGTACCGGTTAATAGAGACTTAAACGACCCTGTAATTGATTTAGGCGAAGCGATATGCAAATGA
- a CDS encoding ribonucleotide-diphosphate reductase subunit beta — protein MSLLDASPIYKPFSYPWAYEAWHTQQKIHWLPEEVPLADDVKDWKYNLTPGEKHLLTQIFRFFTQADIEVNNCYMKHYSRVFKPTEILMMLSAFSNMETVHIAAYSHLLDTVGMPEVEYSAFLKYKEMKDKYDYMQQFGVDTKEDIATTLAVFGAFTEGLQLFASFAIMLNFPRFNKMKGMGQIIAWSVRDETLHTNSIITLFKTFVRENPEVWTETLRKRIYEACTTIVHFEDAFIELAFEVGGIEGLTAYEVRQYIRYIADRRLMQLGLKDVYLVNHNPLPWLDEMLNGVEHTNFFENRATEYSKAATTGLWEEVFTDMDAKSGG, from the coding sequence ATGTCACTACTTGATGCAAGTCCAATTTATAAACCGTTTTCATATCCATGGGCGTATGAAGCTTGGCACACTCAACAAAAAATTCATTGGCTACCGGAAGAAGTACCGCTTGCCGACGATGTTAAAGATTGGAAATATAACTTAACTCCAGGGGAAAAACATCTATTAACGCAAATATTTCGTTTTTTTACACAGGCAGATATTGAAGTAAATAATTGCTATATGAAGCATTATTCACGAGTATTTAAACCGACTGAAATATTAATGATGTTATCGGCATTTTCTAATATGGAAACGGTACATATTGCAGCATATTCACATTTACTTGATACGGTAGGTATGCCGGAAGTAGAATATTCAGCATTTCTTAAATATAAGGAAATGAAAGACAAGTATGATTATATGCAGCAATTTGGAGTGGATACCAAAGAAGATATAGCAACTACACTCGCAGTATTTGGAGCTTTTACTGAAGGATTACAGCTATTTGCTTCTTTTGCGATTATGCTTAATTTCCCTCGTTTTAATAAAATGAAAGGTATGGGTCAGATTATTGCTTGGTCAGTGCGTGATGAAACACTTCATACTAATTCAATTATTACTCTGTTCAAGACTTTTGTAAGAGAGAATCCTGAAGTTTGGACGGAAACTTTACGTAAACGTATTTATGAAGCTTGTACGACTATTGTGCATTTTGAAGATGCCTTTATTGAACTTGCTTTTGAAGTCGGCGGTATTGAGGGGTTAACGGCATATGAAGTAAGACAATATATTCGTTATATTGCCGATCGTCGTTTAATGCAGCTAGGACTCAAAGATGTATATTTGGTAAATCATAACCCGCTTCCTTGGCTTGATGAAATGCTAAATGGAGTCGAGCATACGAACTTTTTTGAAAATAGAGCGACTGAATATTCAAAAGCAGCGACTACGGGTTTATGGGAAGAAGTATTCACTGATATGGACGCCAAAAGCGGAGGCTAA